Genomic segment of Polyangiaceae bacterium:
CGATGATGGAGACGCTCTGGTCGACGGGGATGCGCCGGAGCGAGCTCATCCGGCTGAGCGTCTACGACATCGACGTCGAGCGGGGCACGGTGCTCGTGCGCGGCAAGGGCGATCGCGAGCGCATGGTGCCCATCGGCGAGCGAGCGCTGGCGTGGATCGAGAAGTACCTGGGTGAGGCGCGGTCGGCGCTGCTGGTACCGCCCGACCAGGGGGTGCTCTTCATCACGCGCTTCGGCGAGGCCTTCGAGCCCGATCCGCTGACGCACCTGATCCGGAGCTACATCGACCGGGCGGAGCTCGGAAAGAGCGGGTCTTGCCACCTCTTCCGGCACGCGATGGCGACGGCGATGCTGGAGCACGGCGCCGACATCCGGCACATCCAGGAGATGCTGGGCCACGCCGAGCTCGGGACGACCGAGATCTACACCCACGTCTCGATCCGGAAGCTCAAGGCCGTGCACACCGAGACGCACCCGGGAGCGCGGCTCGCGCGTGCCAAGCCGGAGCGCGACGACAGCGGCAGCGGTGGCGGCGAGGATGCAGCGTGAGCGAGCGTCCCCGTGCGGCTGGCCCGGCACTGAGCGGCGACGGCGAGGTGCGCCAGCACGGCGCGGCAGACGTCGCGGCGCGGCGCGGAGCGCGCACACGCTTGCCGGCGCGTGCCGCTCCGCCCGCCGCCCGCGCGTCGCTCGCTCGGCTCCGCGCATAAGGCGCCTTATGCGCGTCGCCGCCGTCACGGGGCTTGCAGCGCCGAGCTCGTCGATGCGGCTCGCTGGCAAGCCCCGTGCCGGCGGTGCCCTCGCTCGCTAAACATAATCCAGGGGGATTATGTTTCCGCGCGGGCGGCGGGCTCCGCTCCTCTCTGTACGGCGCGGCGCGTGCCCGCTGTGCCGCGCGGAGACTCACTCCGCGAACAGCTCGTCGGTGGTCGAGACGGTCGCGGCCTTGCGCACCCACTTGTCGAGCTGCTCGAGATCCGTGCAGTCGAGGATGCGCTGGCGCTGGTCGTCGCTGACGACGAGGCCGCGGGCGTCGAGGAAGGAGAGAATCGACTCGGCGCGGCCGGTGGCTCGCCCGCGGGCGTCGTGTTTGCGGGCAAACTCGCTCTGGAACTCGTGTCCTCGCGTATCCATCA
This window contains:
- the xerC gene encoding site-specific tyrosine recombinase XerC, with protein sequence MPRRGERKRRPPASAADPNGLWIWARRYVDALRVRNFSERTIESREGYLALFIEWAEARSITRPVEITKPILERYQRHLFHLRKPDGKPLSFRAQSARLVALRAYFRWLARQNVILSNPASDLDMPRLGKRLPRHVLDEGEIEQVLGLPDTSDAFGIRDRAMMETLWSTGMRRSELIRLSVYDIDVERGTVLVRGKGDRERMVPIGERALAWIEKYLGEARSALLVPPDQGVLFITRFGEAFEPDPLTHLIRSYIDRAELGKSGSCHLFRHAMATAMLEHGADIRHIQEMLGHAELGTTEIYTHVSIRKLKAVHTETHPGARLARAKPERDDSGSGGGEDAA